The region TACATGCAGTCGGGAGAATGAGAATGCCACTCTGACGTTGCCATGGAGACCGTAGTGGTTGTGTTGATTGCTCAGTTACATTGTATGTTTTCATTGTTAATCCAAAGGTGTCCTAAGTGGTCATCATTGCAATCCACTTCCTGTTCATGACCCGACCCGGAGTCGCAGACTGAGCATTCACTGCGCACACGTCAtgtcagagcatcagcagcgattaacagattatcacctggtttctgcttcaaactgacttttgaATGATGTAAGAGGTCTTacgttatctgatggttaataatcacattattctctcTGATCTCTTTAGGTGAATAGAGTCAGACTCGggtgtgctgctgtggtgctctgatcgcttcccccatcttttattatgaaataatgctgaatttatgtggaaaagactgttgtagaaaagcttcagatatccgtcactgagatagatgactggaggcagtttgaagcagaaacgtggcgataatcagtgaaccgctgcTGACACTCTGAAACGACACAGTGAAGGCGGGGCCGATCAGACGGAGGAGACccatcagtctgcgacaccgggcctCAACTGGAACACGTACCTTCAGCTCGGCATTGCTCTCTGCATTTTTCAGCATGTGGAGGAGGAACTCCGCGCTCTTCTTGGGCCACCGTCCCTGAGTCCAGCCAAACTGCTTTGcctgcacagacagacaggaaagCACCTTCAGGCAGCATCGAGGTCCTGCATCATGCGGCACAACCTGCAGGCCTCCGTCAGGCCACATACACAcataaaaatattatatatatatatatatatatatataaaaatctacCACCACCACAACAAAGACGCGAATCGGAGTAGTGTCTCAGGGAaagaaattacattttttaaGTTTTCCTAGTTCACCAGGAAAACTTAAATCCAACCGACCGTGAACAAAAACTGACTGAAACTTGTCCTGGATAGTGGGATTCAGAGCCATTACATCACCTTCAAAATACATCAGAGGTGGCCATCACTGGGCCGAGAGCATGGCAGGAGTTTCAAGAAACTCTACAGACAAACAATCAGCGCGACTCACCTGGGCACATCGTCCAACCCCACCGTTGTAGCGACGGAAAGGGACACACTGGTGTTTGACGATGACGTCTCTGAGGTACTTGTTGGCCTTGCGGATGTGCATGCCCTTGATGGCCTGGGCCGTCTCGCGGGTGTTCTGTTAGCAAAGAAACAGTCAGGATGGCCTGATCGCGCCACGCCAAGTGCTGCAGCTGCCGCTGCCTTCATTCATGTGTTCATCAGCTGCACGAGTGTCTTTACTGCGCAAACGTATCAGCGCCCCAGAATCAAAGATGGCAGCAGCAGGATATGAGCACATATAAAACAGACTGACAGACGTGACGAGGGCGTCTGAAAACACTAAGCACACAAGAACCTGCAGTGATCCTGAGATGAGATGTTTCATCTCCTCTTGAGGTCAACATCACTTCATTTGTTCATATTCATGCATGCATTTAAAGACTGTAAGACATTCCAAATGAAGCTGAGACGGGGCAACTTATTCTCAACATGAGGattaaatcatcatttttacctctgacaagtcagaggatgaacACATGGAACATTTCCAAAGTCAGTCTGACATCAATCTTTAATACAGTCTGGTACTCTGTCCTCAAacactgagtgaccatgctggaaggagactggtgagggaagccactaaggagttctaggcttctgtgggtgtgtttAGAGAAACTGGGAATGTTGCCACACTTGCCTGTTGCAGCTTTGTATcagagtggtacagaggaggaggtTCTTAACTCTCTGGGGTCTCGGGCTGCCGCAAACGACTatttagtcaacgattatttttgtgattagtcaactagtcggatcatacgtaatttcctaaatttaaggcctgccgcattttccaagaaacgtcaggggatgaaaacatgaacatttccaaatcagtgactgttttagacttcatttacatcaatcattcagaaatacaaacagtgtggtactttatagtacaaccccaatttcaatgaagttgggacgttgtgtaaaacgtaaataaaaacaatacaatgatttgcaaatcctcttcaacctatattcaattgaatacaccacaaagacaagatatttaatgttcaaactgataaactttattgtttttgtgcaaatatttgctcatttgaaatggatgtctgcaacacgtttcaaaaaagctgggacagtggtatgtttactgctGTGTTACAAAGTCTAAACTGTTCACATgaagactgcagctttcagccaatcaatggagagcattaatcaacataattcgacttatggcccagtcacacggcataaaAGTCACTATtctttgagaaaaggtggacgaacaagctttatcaccaaatagcctatgaaccaagagtgcaaaaggggcgaaagaggaacaaaacaaaactgaagctagCATTGATTTCAATGCTTTAAACgaaatgtgcctggagccacagctggagcagtgtgtgtctgcgcctgagtcctggagaaaccacaaacagaagctgtggagatctgtgtgcacattggtggacccacctgctctggttcctcatccagaacaaaagagggatcatctccatcattatcagaatcctcactgtctgacgacacacTGAACGCAACGCCTTGCTCAAAAAAAAcactctggtgtgccgtggtggcaCACCAGGTGGTCAccatattacgttactaagctatATATTGATTTGTAACAGAAAATTGCCAAAAGGggtaatataagtgtaaagatgactgaatatatcagagcagtaaattgatcagtctgtctgAACGCTGCACACGGACTCtctgcggttatttccaccagctgcagctgatccacaacgtgaattctgccttccagaacagctctttatataatcagctACCTGTTGCCACAAGTACAGAAGGGGTggactgtcattcctacacttatattgttatatttaataaaaaaataagcaCACGCAGGAGCTTCTGCCGCcactgcgttcaagtaccgtcggaaattacacaacttttttgttgttttaaaaaaagaacttgcttgtggcaaaataactgCATCCTCTCAAAAGATTcattcttccctatataaggtgcctgagcccagtgaagctgacaccccacccagataaaaaaaaaaaattcaagcgaACAGGCCgagtttgtcctgtaatttccgatggtacatgaacacagcagcagcagcgctcagaaTGCTTCTGTGCTGTGTGAAACCATTCAGCTgattgaacaaagtcaaactaaacgcaaacattacaaaaactaagcaaacgaaaaAAAAGTcaatgacagcaaaacaaaataagacaaattgaggttttctgtggcattcggtcaaatgtttcaacagtttaaaaatcctgacgaagcgccagctgcaggaacaagaaGGGTAAACGATGGCAACGCAAGTCAACGAGaaaatccagatttcttgtttcgtttgggcttccttgcccttcgttaagtgccgtgtgactgggccattatgagtaacttacaagaaacgtgtcgacaatcacataacttacctataaCTTATGTCACGCGTGTGCAGGATGTATGATTCATACGCTGGCAtgcattgaaaatattgtacacaaAATTTTGCAACATATTCGCCGTATATCCGCGTGCTTCAAGGCACGCTGTAGAGTAAAACCCAACATTGTCACAGATGACCACTTTAACAGTTAACCTCAACAGTTCTCAGAACTGCTCCTCCAGAGCTCAAACTCAGTGTTGCAGTCTGATTGCCCCCCCATCTGATTGGCCCCCTGCCTTAACTGTGCATGTGTCACGTCAGAGCGTTAGCAGCGATTAACAGATTATCAcattgtttctgctttaaactgactttagaatgatttgagaggttttactttgtcatttgatggttaataatcacattattccctttaatCGCTTTGGATGTAGAGTCAGACTcggatgtgctgctgtggcgctccgaTCGCTTTCCCAtcttttattattaaataattctgaatttatgtTGACAGCGTATGACCTAAATATGGTGTCCGCTGTTTTGGACGTATCAGCTGCTTCTGGCTTGCAAAGTAATGCTCAGTTTGCGCTTtgagaaatgtgttttttttgacAATCGGGAATTTCCCCAATTGATGACGTAGATGAAATCTCCTCCTGCAAACTCGTTTTCAAACGGTATTCCTATGACGAGTAGAAGTTAGGACAtttggtgaaaaatgcaatgGGAAAATTGCATTGATAACATTCGCTTGTAAAGGTGAGGAAGACTGGTTTTCAAATAATATAGAACATTTAATTCATGTCATTGTGAACTTTGGTGATGATCGCAGTGTTTAGTGGACCGCTTCAGACAAATAAAAACTGTGCTTCGCCAAGTTGGACATGCTGCAGGACACCGGTGGAGCCCGGTGGGTCTGAGGTCTTACCTTGAAGTGGACCCGGAGGTTGGAGCCTCGGGACTTGCAGGCTGAAACAAAGATGTCATGACGTTAGTTTCGCGTCTCTCACTCGATCACTGAACAGCACACAGGTGGCGGAACTCACATTTGGTGGGGTTTTCCGGATCCAAGGAATATCGAACCATCTTCAGGATTCTGGAATAGAACAGAAAGACGTCAGTGACGTCACGGCCCACAGAGTGTGCGCGTGCCCCGTTAGCAAAAACACCGACAAACcaacaaaatctaaaaaatactTGACGCCCAAACAGCCGAACAGGGAGCTGCCAAAAGGACGAATAATTAACGTTAAACTCTCCATGTTTGTGTCGCAGCGCCAGAGCTCCAAGTCACCAAACCAGCTTCTTCGCCAACACCAATAAAGTACGATTTGCGCAGCCATACTTCACCATCGACTCGACTCCGACgcgtcttaaagtatctgacaaaATGCAGCAACATTAAAAGCAGGATGTGAAAGATAGAGGTAAGATTCGGGTGGTTTAGTGTGAGCTTGAGCGGCGGAGCTGCTACCTGCGAGGCGGCGGAAGAGGAAAGAGCGAGGCAGGCCGCGGGTTGCCAGGTCTCCGCGGACAAACACGCAGCCCGCGTCGCGAACCGGTCCATAAATTAAAGTTCATTTATCAATTCAAATtcaataaatgaaaattaatttatTAACCTCAGGGCCAAGCAGAAagctataaaataaataaatgtagcaGGATGACGGTTCAGGACCCAGAACCGTCATCCTGCTACATAAACAAACAGcaccagtaaataaataaataaaattaaaataaagtcaAAAACTGTGCCCCCCAAAAGAAGCCAAACATCATCTAATTTTGTGCAGTATTTTCCAAAATCCCTCAAAATTCACCActttcagttgttttattttattattttaataatcctGAAATGATCAGGAGAGAGTTCCCatggaataaaaaagcttttcaacctaccatccccggttctcaagaccagacaccgaAGTGTCTCTACTCCTCTtcttttagatatactttagtacacacttagaattggaatgtattatagaagacatacctcactgaattttcatgaactcACAGGAAATCTCTGTAAACGGCGATATCTGAAAATAAGAAAGTGACATAACTATCCAAAAGAAGCTAAAATAACagttatattaaaaaaataaagttacATGATTATTAAAAACCAAAATAACTATTGAAAAAAAATCCGAAGAAGTCCCGCTAAACTTGCTTTAAAGTAGCTGACCTGGCAACAACGCAAAAAGTGCCAAACCTTGTGCCGTCTGGAAGAACTACCGCCACATGCTGGACGGGAGTGGAATGGCGTTGTAACGGATGGCATTTCTCTGAGGGACAGCAGGTGGCGCGATTTCACAGCTAGTTTTCTTCCcctctgtgattttattttattttattttttccttgcactCACTCACACAAATTTtgattgtcatgattgggtataaaaggagcaaccccaaacatctcagccgttcacaagcaaagatgaggcgaggatcaccacttagtgaacaactgtgtgaaaaaatagtccaacagtttaagaacaatgtttctcaatgttcaaatgcaaggaatttagggattccatcatctacagtccataatacaatcagaagattcagagaatctggagaactttctacacgtaagcggcaaggctgaaaagcaacattgaatgcctgtgaccttcgattcctcaggcgacactgcattaaaaaccaacatcattgtgtaaaggatcttaccgcgtgggctcaggaacacttcagaaaaccattgtcagttaacacagttcgtcgctacaagtgcaagttaaaactctaccatgcaaagtgaaagctaaacgtcaacaacatccagaaacatcgccgccttctctgggcctgagctcacttgaaatggacagatgcaaagtggaaaagtgtgctgtggtctgatgagtccacatttcaaattgtttttggaaatcatggacgtcgtgtcctctggacaaaagaggaaaaagaccatccagattgttaccagcacaaagttcaaaagccagcaactgtgatggtatgggggtgtgttagtgcccatggcatggacaacttacacatctatgatggcaccatcaatgctgaaaggtacatccaggttttggagcatggAAACATGTCGGTGACTGATGAGCAAACGACACGTTATACTCTTGAAAAACACTAACGCCTGAACAGGAAGCAACATGCTAAACTCAGGAAATGCATTGATGACTGATCAGAAGTGACATGCTAAAATCAGGAAATGCATCAATGATCGATCAGGAAACAACAGggtaaactttggaaacatgtagGTGTAAATGCTGATGAACGTGAATGGTAGGAAAGTGTTCTCGAAGGTCCAAACTTAAACTAAGAATGCACTACAAAACTACATACACTTACCTTTGCCTAGCTGAGCTGCCttgctgttcttgttgtctcacacagtccaaacGAATGGAGTTCAAGTAGTATGAAAGAGTATGGTCTTTTATTTTGTGATCAGGGTTTATTAAATTTACTTGTCGCAAACACAGAACTTCTCTCAGGTAGGTCTTCTTCTTGTATGGTGTTTGACATCCAGCTTAAAGGTgtgttactgccaccttctgctccggAGTGTGAATCGCTGTGCCACAGTCAGTATACAGGAGAAGCTTGTCACATGTGTAGATGGGGCCATGTTGTGGCCATAAatgaaaatgcagtgtttttcatatacgaggtctattagaaaagaaaccgacagttttattaaaaaaaaaacaaaaaaaaaactatatggatttgaatcacgtgcgattacaccagacatgcttgaaccctcgtgcgcatgcgtgagttttttcacgcgtgttggtgacgtcattcgcctgtgggcaggctttgagtgagcactggtccagccctctcggctgaaatcctttgtctgagacgctgctggagatggtgcgcgttgctttatcaaaatttttcaggacctgtgagggatatccgagtggacactattcgagaaattctgctggttttcggtgaaaagtttatcggctgatgagaggttgtggagtttctttcgctttaaggacagctaacaaaacggatcggcgcggcgcggtcagaggtggcgtccgtctggctgtttcgagctgaaaacatcctaatttaaggctctgttcacccaggacgtcgtcagagaacagagaagtttcagaagaagtcagcatgaggagtttatgcggacatttcactgttataggagattttgtaatgaaagaacgtgcggacaaattcgccaagtcggttCCGTGACAACGCCGCAAATCCgtttgcgccgcgacaggaaaaacacctccgtgttgaaaaccatttgtaaaattcaggcggcttttgatggctttcaacaagtgagtatctgagaaattgtttaacagctgggcatgttccaacttgcccgttaaggtttccaatggaggtgtttttcctgtcgcgaccccccgcggtcgggtccggcccaacatgtgactctgcccgcacgttctttcattacaaaatctcctttaacagtggaatgtccgcataaactcctcatgctgacgtcttctgaaacttctctgttctctgacgacgacctgggtgaacagagcctgaaatgtggaagttttcagcttgaaacagcgagacgacgacgcctcggagcgcagatcgctgtcaagcaccgtgggcagtccttaaagcgacactaccagaccaaaatctctcatcagccgttaaaattttcatcaaaaaccagctgaatttatcgaatggtgtccactcagttgtgccttttgaaaaaatttttatcaaacaaagcagcagtctctcagccattcctaaacaatgaaaaaaaattgatgagagggtgggccactcctcactcaaagactgcccacaggcgaatgacgtaaccgacaggcgtgaaaaaactctcgcatgcccacaagggttcaagcatgtctgaagtaatcacacatgattcaaatccatatggtttttgaaaaaaaataaggtaggatacttttctaacagaccttgcaaAAGTGGCTTCAGAACCTTCCAAATCGTCTGTCTATGTTTGTGTTTGTATCTGTTTGTGCGTCTGTAACTGCTGTGTCTATATCTGTTCATCTatgttgtctgtctgtatgtttgtgtgtctgtatctgatcttctgtctgtatctgtttgtgtgtgtttctctgtctgcatctgtttgtttttgtccatctgtatcttttttatgtctgtctgtatgtttgtgtgtctgtatctatttgtttatctgtttgtgtgtctgtatctgttcatctatgtttgtctgtatgtttgtgtgtctgtatctatttgtttatctgtttgtgtgtctgtatctgttcatttatgtttgtgtgtctgtatctatttgtttatctgtttgtgtgtctgtatctgttcatctatgtctgtctgtatgtttgtgtgtctgtatctatttgtttatctgtttgtgtgtctgtatctgtttgtgtctctgtatctatttgtttatctgtttgtgtgtctgtatctatttgtttatctgtttgtgtctctgtatctgtttgtttatctgtttgcgtCTCTGTATctatttgtttatctgtttgtgtgtctgtatctgttcatctatgtttgtctgtatgtttgtgtttctgtatctatttgtttatctgtttgtgtgtctgtatctgtttatttatctgtttgtgtctctgtatctgtttgtttatctgtttgcgtCTCTGTATctatttgtttatctgtttgtgtgtctgtatctgttcatctatgtttgtatgtttgtctctctgtatctatttgtttatctgtttgtgtctctatctatttgtttgtctgtttgtgtgtctgtatctgttcatctatgtttgtctgtatctgtttgtgtgtctgtatctatttgtttatctgtttgtgtgtctgtatctgtttgtgtgtctgtatctatttgtttatctgtttgtgtgtctgtatctgtttgtgtgtctgtatctgtttgtgtctgtatctgattgtgtgtctgtatgtttgtgtgtctgtatctatttgtttatctgtttgtgtctgtatctatttgtttatctgtttgtgtgtctgtatttgtttgtgtgtctgtatctgttcatctatgtttgtctgtatgtttgtgtttctgtATCTATTTGTTTAtctatttgtgtgtctgtatctgttcatctatgtttgtctgtatgtttgtgtttctgtATCTATTTGTTTAtctatttgtgtgtctgtatctgtttgtttatctgtttgtgtctctgtatctgttcatctatgtttgtctgtatgtttgtgtttctgtATCTATTTGTTTAtctatttgtgtgtctgtatctatttgtttatctgtttgtgtctgtatctatttgtttatctgtttgtgtgtctgtatctgttcatctatgtttgtctgtatgtttgtgtttctgtATCTATTTGTTTAtctatttgtgtgtctgtatctatttgtttatctgtttgtgtctgtatctatttgtttatctgtttgtgtgtctgtatttgtttgtgtgtctgtatctgttcatctatgtttgtctgtatgtttgtgtttctgtatctatttgtttatctgtttgtgtgtctgtatctgtttgtttatctgtttgtgtctctgtatctATTTGTTTATCTATTTGTGTCTCTGTatctgtttgtttatctgtttgtgtctgtatctatttgtttatgtttgtgtgtctgtatctatttgtttatctgtttgtttgtctatatctgtttgtgtctgtatctatttgtttatctgtttgtgtgtctgtatctatTTGTTTATCTTTTGTGTGTCTATCTGTTCATCTATGTGTGTATGTTTCTGtctctgtttatctgtttgtgtgtctgtatctgttcatctatgtttgtctgtatgtttgtgtctctgtatctgtttctgtttgtgtgtctgtatctgtttgtttatctgtttgtgtgtctgtatctatttgtttatctgtttgtgtgtctgtatctgttcatctatgtttgtctgt is a window of Thalassophryne amazonica chromosome 17, fThaAma1.1, whole genome shotgun sequence DNA encoding:
- the rpl17 gene encoding 60S ribosomal protein L17 → MVRYSLDPENPTKSCKSRGSNLRVHFKNTRETAQAIKGMHIRKANKYLRDVIVKHQCVPFRRYNGGVGRCAQAKQFGWTQGRWPKKSAEFLLHMLKNAESNAELKGLDVDSLVIEHIQVNKAPKMRRRTYRAHGRINPYMSSPCHIEMILTEKEQIVPKPEEEVAQKKKVSQKKLKKQKLMSRE